GACGACCTAAAAGAGGCACTACAGCTTGCCATTAAAGATTGCTGGCGTCTAGGGATTACCGGGTGCCATACGGAGGACGTTCGCTATACGGGTAGCTATCTACGCACCATGCAATTGTTCCAAGAAGTGATTAGGGAAGAAAGACACCCTTTTCGAGTGCACGAACTCGTCTATCATGATTACCTAGAAGAGTATGTGGCATCAGGTGATACGTACGGATCAGGTGATTTATATATTGAGGCGGGAGCTGTGAAAATCTTTGCTGATGGCGCTATGGGAGGTAGAAGTGCGCTCCTTAAGCAGCCCTACTCTGACGACCCTTCAACGAATGGTGTGGCCATTCACTCACCTGAGAGGTTAAAGGATATCGTGGCTAAGGCCAGATTATATCATCTGCCGGTAGCTGTACATACGATCGGTGATTTAGCTTTAGACATGACTTTAGACGCTCTAGAGGACCATCCCGTGTCTGCAGGACAAATAGACCGTATTATCCACGCCCAAGTCTTAGACCAAACATTATTGGAAAGACTTCAGAAACTGCCCGTTGTTGTGGACATACAGCCTCGTTTTGTGGCGTCAGACTTCCCGTGGATTGCAGAAAGGCTAGGTCCAGATCGTTTACCTTGGAGTTATGCGTGGAAGACACTCTTAGAGGGCCAGGTCGCTTGTGCAGGAGGATCAGACGCACCTATAGAGCCCGTTAATCCTTTGTTAGGGATGCATGCAGCTGTGGCTCGGACGGTACCCGGAGAAGCACCACACGAAGGATATGGTCCTGAACAAAAATTAACCATGAATGAAGCTGTAAAGCTATTTACAGTAGGCAGCGCCTATGCAGAAAGGAAGACTGAATTAAAAGGAAGTATTAAAAAAGGTAAATTAGCAGATTTTACAGTTATTAACAAAAATATTTTTCATACACATAACGTAGATGACTTATTAACAACAGAAGTGATTATGACGATTGTCAATGGCACAGTTGTGTACCAAGCTTAGATATTGTAAAATATTTCTTAATTGCTGTTTTGAAAACAGACACTAGAAGGGGAAGGTGTGGCATATGACAGCTAAACGTTGGATAGCGTTAGCGATCGCAGCTGTCTTACTCATATTATATGCTGTAGGACAAATGGCATCGGGGGCGCTTGTAACAGCTGAAAGTGGAGATATCCGGGAAGAAGTACTTGAACAAGGAAACCTTGATAAAATAGCCGTTATTGATGTCGAAGGTGTGATCATGGATCAACCGCAAGGCGCTTTTCAACAAGCGGGCTACCATCACAAGACCTTTATGGATCAACTCGAGCATGCTTTTGAGGATGACCAAGTGAAAGGGATCATTCTGCAGATTAATTCGCCCGGAGGTGGCGTTGTTGAAAGTGATGAAATATATCATAAAATTAGAGATTTTAAAGAAGAATACCCGGATAAACCTATCGTGACATACATGTCCAATACGGCTGCATCCGGAGGATATTATATAGCAGCACCGACTGACAAGATTTATGCCAACCGTTCAACCATTACGGGGTCAATAGGTGTCATTATTAGTACATATGATATTTCCGAACTAGCAGAGAACTGGGGAATCAAAGATAATTCCTTCACAAGTGGCCCGCACAAGGATATTTTATCCCCTATGAGGGAGACAACCGATGAAGAGAGGGAGATCATTCAATCGATCGTTGATGAAATGTATGATCAGTTCGTGGACGTTGTGGATCAAGGGCGTACAAATCTCAGTAGACAAGAGGTTGTTGAACTAGCAGACGGTCGTATCTATACCGGAGGGCAAGCTCAAAGGGCTGGGCTTGTAGACGAGATAGGCTTTTTAGATGATTCGATCGCTGGTGTTTCGGATTTAGCAGGAGTTGAGAACCCGACCGTGGTGAGATATAAACGTTCCGGTATGGCTTTTATGAATGAGTATTTTGGCGTGATTGGTGATTTTGGCAGTCGTTTTGAACGCACCGGGCTACAAGATTTCTTCCATGCACCTAATCAACCTTACGCCATGTACCTTATGACATGGTAACGGAGGTGATTTGATGGAACGACACAATGATCAACAGCATGTGCGAGAAACTGAATTAAACCAGCATGATGAAGATATGGCTAACGCCGAGGCAGGGGAAGATCAGCTGGTACAGGAAGACCAGACACAGGTTAACACAGAGCCGATGCATGATCACAAGCAACGGTATGTGTTAGCGGGAATAGGCCCTAGGTTTATTGCTTACCTCCTGGATCTCTTGCTTATCGGTGCGATTTTTTTCTTAACAGTGCAACCTGTGCTGTATCTGGTAGGGGCAGAGTTGTATACCACAGAAACCTTTAGTGCCTATGTGATCTTGTCTTCTCTCATAGGCTATCTATATTTTGTTGTCATGACAAAAATATGGGGGCAAACCCTTGGTAAGATGATTTTTGGCCTTCGAGTGGTCCGAAAAGATGGTGCATCATTAGACTGGGGGACGGCATTCTTTCGAGAAGCTGTAGGCAAATTTATTTCAAAGCTGTTTGGGATTCACTTAGGATTTATATGGGCATTGTTTTATCCCAAGAGGCAAGCATGGCACGATCTGATTGGTGACACGTATGTAGTGATGGAGCAAGAGGTATATAAACGTCAGTATGTTGAGGTATAGTATACCTTCTGACGGTAATAAGCAGCTTTCAGGTGTAGGGACAGCTTAAGAATCGGTAAAATAATGTAATTGTAATAAAACATCGTAATAAACATTGTGCAGGAAGGGAAAACACCCTTCCTTTTTTGTATGAGACCAGAAGAGATTGACGATACTGAGGGCAAGAGGTGGTCTCATGCAAGTTGTATTAGCTATATTTCTAGCTTGGATTATTTTTTTTATCATCATCTTGTTCACACAGGTGCAGGTCACTATACATGTTCAACGAAAAGGTGCCAATGACAAATTAAAGACCAAAGTGATGGCTTGGTTCGGGCTCATACACCTCGAAACGGAGACCCCGATTGTAAAATTGCAGGGTGATATGACAGGGGCCGAATACCAGATGGAATTGAAAAGTCCGAATATGTCACTGGACGAATCAAGTTTTAAAGTGACGCCAAACGAAGCCACTCAGATCCAGTCACGTTTGCTCACCGTTATTCAAAGGGTTCATCACTTACATGTTGTGCTGAAACGATTTCTTAAAACCATTCACCTGCTAAAATTTGAGTGGCGCACAAGTATAGGTACAGGGGATGCTGCTGAAACGGGCGTGATTAGTGGTATCGCTTGGAGTACGAAAGCAGCCGTTGTGGGCGTCATTCAAACGTACCTTAGCTTGAGAGCCTTACCGAGGTTTGCAGTAAAGCCCCATTTTCAAGAAAAAAAGATAGAAACAGAGCTAAGATGTATGATTCGACTGCGGATTGGGAATGCTATCTTAGCAGGAATACGTATGCTACTTAATCTTAGAAAAAGGCGTGATGTAAAATGGCAGAGCACCCAATTCAAGGCTTAATGAAAACCGCCATGGAAAACTTAAAGGAAATGGTGGATGTCAACACGATCGTTGGCGATCCTGTCGAAACTCCTGATGGCAGTGTGATTCTGCCCGTTTCTAAGGTGGGATTTGGGTTTGCAGCAGGAGGTACGGATTATAATTTGGAAGAAGACGCCTCCTCTTCAGGACAAGAGTTACCGGGCGGAGGCGGAGAAAAAGAAAGCAACCACCCGTTCGGAGGCGGAAGCGGGGGTGGGGTCTCCATTACGCCCGTCGCTTTCTTAGTTGTTAACTCACACGGTATAAAAATGGTGCATATCGATGGTCAAACCCATCTGTATGAGAAAATTTTAGACTCTGCGCCACAGTTATTTGAGAAAATACAAAAGATGATGAGCAATAAAACACAAAAGTCTAAAATCAATCCAGAACAAAAATTCAAGAACGACAATGTCGAATTTTAAGGCAATTTAGGATGTGTTGAGTTTGTCACAAACTCAACACATTTTTCATTTTCATTCACCCTTTTCATTGTGATATACTTTATCATTAGGTTAGCACATGTATGGAAATGGTTTAAAAGGGAGAGCGATATGCTTTATGAGTAAGAACAATCATATCGAACACATTTTTCAGATCTTCGATTCGAGCTGTACATATATCTCTGAACAGTTTAATAAAAATTATTTAGAGGCTTTGATTGATACTGGAGAGCAGCTATTTCAGGGAGAAATGGTGCTTGAAACCACCGATATCCAAAGAAAACGCCTAGAAAAGATATATAGGGAGTTTCAAGAAGATCAATATACACAAGAAGATGTCAGACGAGCTTTTCAACTTGCCACTTTAAAGGGGTTGAAGGAGCATACAGTACCAGGAACGGGTGTGACACCAGACGCTGTGGTCATGTTTATGGGTTACTTGGCCAAGCAGTTGTCTCCTCACCCTTCCTCTGTTCTAGACTTAGCAGTAGGTTCGGGTAACTTATTGACGGGCATATTGAATCAGTATGAGGAAGAGATTCAAGCCGTAGCAACTGAGGTTGACTCCACGTTGGTAAGGCTCGCCTACGTCAATGCCAACTTGCAACAACACGCCATGGATATATTTCATCAAGATGGATTAAAACCTCTATATACGTCGGCTTCAGCTCTGACTGTCTGTGATTTGCCTGTGGGCCTATATCCTAACAAGAAGGTCGCTAAGGACTATGAATTGTATGATGAGCAAGATTTGTATACCCACCACCTGTTAATCGAACAATCGTTACGGCTAACACAACCGGATGGGTATCTTATGTTTTTAATCCCCAATGCAATATTCTCTGAGCCAGGTGCTCAAAAGCTGAGATCATTCATTATGGGGCAATCGCATATACAAGCTTTATTACAATTACCAGAAGATATGTTCCAAAAAGGTAGTATTCATAAAAGCATCTTTATTTTGCAGAAAAAAGGAGAAAATAGTACTAAACCTAAGGAAACGTTGTTAGCTCAACTCCCTTCTTTTTCAGATGCTCAAAAGTTTTCGGCAACACTAACGAAGATTAACAATTGGATCAAAACAGAAAAAGTTTAAGACAGAAAAAAGGTGGAAGTTATGGGAAAAATATTAGTCATCAATAGCGGAAGTTCATCTTTGAAATTCCAACTACTACAAATGCCTGATGAATCCGTCATGACGAAAGGTTTGATCGAACGTATCGGACTGAAGGATTCGATCTTCACCATCGAGGTTAATGAAGAAGAACGTGAAACAGTACAGGATATCCCTGACCACGCACAAGCCGTTCAGCTTCTTATTCAACAATTAACGGGGACGGGTGTCATTCAGGATTTAAGTGAGATTACAGGCTTAGGTCACCGCGTTGTACACGGTGGTGAAAAGTTCAGTGATGCCGTCCTTATTACAGATAATGTACTAAATGATATAGAGGAATGTAGTGACCTCGCACCGTTGCATAACCCTGCAAACCTTGCTGGAATTACAGCATTCAAGAAAATCTTACCGGATGTACCAGCTGTAGCGGTGTTCGATACTGCGTTTCATCAAACCATGCCACAGTCCTCTTATCTTTATAGCTTGCCATATGAGTACTATGAAAAATATGGTATCCGTAAATACGGATTCCACGGAAGTTCTCATAAGTACGTTACACAGCGCGCAGCTGAGCTGATGCACGAACCTATTGAAAATCTACGCTTAATCAGCTGTCATATTGGAAATGGCGTGAGTATTGCAGCCGTTGAAGAAGGTAAATCCATCGATACTTCTATGGGCTTTACCCCATTAGCTGGTGTCGCTATGGGAACTCGTTCAGGTAATATTGATCCTGCCCTCATTCCTTACATTATGGATAAAACAGGCATGAGTGCTGACGAAGTTGTGTTCAATGTCTTAAACAAGCAAAGTGGGATGCTCGGTATATCAGGGATCTCAAGTGATTTAAGAGATATTGAGGGAGCCGCAGAAGAAGGCAGTGAACGTGCCGAGACAGCGCTAGAAATATTCGCAGGCCGTATCCATAAATATATAGGGAGCTACGCTGCACGTATGTACGGTGTGGATGCGATTATTTTCACAGCTGGTGTAGGGGAGAATAGTACACTCATCCGCGAGAGAGTGCTACGTGGACTTGAATTTATGGGCATTTACTGGGATCCAAAACTGAACAAGGTAAGAGGGAAAGAAGCTTACATCAGTTACCCGCATTCCCCAGTAAAAGTGATGGTCATCCCAACCAATGAAGAAGTGATGATTGCCCGTGATACAACGCGAATTATTGCAGAACAACAAGGAGTGAACATAAATGAGTAAACAAATTCCAGTTGGTATTTCTAATCGTCATATTCACTTATCCCCAGATCATTTGAAACAGCTATTTGGTGAAGTTCACGAACTTACGGAACTTAAGCCGCTTTCTCAACCAGGTCAATTCGCAGCTGCCGAGAGCGTGACAATCGTAGGCCCTAAGGGTGAAATACAAAAAGTGCGTGTTTTAGGACCTGTCAGACGTGAAACACAAATTGAGATTTCACGTACAGACGCTTTCAAATTAGGTATTAATCCCCCCGTACGTGATTCAGGTGATACTGAAGGTACGCCGGGCTTGAGGGTTGTTGGGCCACAAGGTGAGGTTGAACTAGACAAAGGCGTCATTATTGCCGCGCGTCATATTCATTTTCATACGTCTGATGCAGAAAGCTTTGGCGTCCAGAATGGAGATAAAGTTAAAATTAAAACGCAAGGGGAGCGTGCCGTCATTTTTGATCATGTACTCTGTCGTGTCCACGACAATTATGCCTTAGACTGCCACCTAGATACAGATGAAGGTAACGCAGCAGGGTTAAAAACGGGCGACACCGTTGAGCTCATAAAAGATTAAGTAACCATAGAAGGCTTTGCCTACGGGCAAGGCCTTTTTTTGTATCTGGTCTTCCTGTACGGCTGAAATTGGGTTCAAACCCTTGTACGGGTATGGTATAATTTAGCACAATGAGATTCCTCATAGGAGGTGTTTGTAGTGAAAAACGATTTACTACAGTTACTTGATCAACAGGATGTACAATGGACGAAAAGCATTGAAGAAGCAGACCAGCGTTTCTCAGAGTGGATGCAGAAGCTACCTGATGAATATAAAGTGATGGCTGTAGAAGTATTGGATCAGCTCGTACTGATGCTATCGCAGTTCTGTCATAAACACCATCGCTTAGTGGAAACGGAAAAAAAGATACTGCTTGAGGCCCGCCTGTATGACGAGGAGATGACACAGATCGAAGAGTTAAGACGATTAAAACTGTCACAAAGACAATACATAGAAGAAAAAATGAAATCACGTTACGTGCTCTACTCACTTGTAGAAGGTGGCGTAGCGGGGACAGGTAATCCCGTTGGCCTGGCATTAGATTTACCAGCGTTGTTGACCATTAATCTGAAAATGATCCAAGCTGTAGCTAATGCGTACGGATATTCTCTGACTTCCCCACCTGAACAGGTGCTCGCGCTTAAAGTTTTACATGCTGGAACATTGTCTAAAGCATATCATGAAGATGCTTGGGAGTGGATGGTCTCTGAATATCATAAAGGAGAAGAATACCCCCTGTATGTCACCGAACACGAAACGGTCATACAGTCGGAATGGCTAGAGACAATTGCCAAACAATGGATTAAGGCCATGAGTCTATATAGCCTGAAAAAAGCGTCTAAGAAAGGGGTTTCTGTCGTTGGCGTCTTAGTGGGTGCCACGCTTAACGCTCAGTTTTCCAAGCAAGTCGGCGAATTTGCATCGCGTTTTTATCAATATCG
The genomic region above belongs to Caldalkalibacillus salinus and contains:
- a CDS encoding amidohydrolase, producing the protein MSLKLFVNGYIHTFDEDVPYATAVAVQHGRIVEVGESDRILYKYKHDAADIIDLRQGTVLPGLTDSHMHLIAHGQKLKALDFSACQSAQEMRALLEEKVRQTPQGEWILGLGWNENNFPDKKIFTKEELDDISSTHPIFLTRICGHAYLANSKAMKISDISDRTPDPSGGKIMRDQQGQPTGLFLEQAGLLIYQHVPDESYDDLKEALQLAIKDCWRLGITGCHTEDVRYTGSYLRTMQLFQEVIREERHPFRVHELVYHDYLEEYVASGDTYGSGDLYIEAGAVKIFADGAMGGRSALLKQPYSDDPSTNGVAIHSPERLKDIVAKARLYHLPVAVHTIGDLALDMTLDALEDHPVSAGQIDRIIHAQVLDQTLLERLQKLPVVVDIQPRFVASDFPWIAERLGPDRLPWSYAWKTLLEGQVACAGGSDAPIEPVNPLLGMHAAVARTVPGEAPHEGYGPEQKLTMNEAVKLFTVGSAYAERKTELKGSIKKGKLADFTVINKNIFHTHNVDDLLTTEVIMTIVNGTVVYQA
- the sppA gene encoding signal peptide peptidase SppA, translating into MTAKRWIALAIAAVLLILYAVGQMASGALVTAESGDIREEVLEQGNLDKIAVIDVEGVIMDQPQGAFQQAGYHHKTFMDQLEHAFEDDQVKGIILQINSPGGGVVESDEIYHKIRDFKEEYPDKPIVTYMSNTAASGGYYIAAPTDKIYANRSTITGSIGVIISTYDISELAENWGIKDNSFTSGPHKDILSPMRETTDEEREIIQSIVDEMYDQFVDVVDQGRTNLSRQEVVELADGRIYTGGQAQRAGLVDEIGFLDDSIAGVSDLAGVENPTVVRYKRSGMAFMNEYFGVIGDFGSRFERTGLQDFFHAPNQPYAMYLMTW
- a CDS encoding RDD family protein — its product is MERHNDQQHVRETELNQHDEDMANAEAGEDQLVQEDQTQVNTEPMHDHKQRYVLAGIGPRFIAYLLDLLLIGAIFFLTVQPVLYLVGAELYTTETFSAYVILSSLIGYLYFVVMTKIWGQTLGKMIFGLRVVRKDGASLDWGTAFFREAVGKFISKLFGIHLGFIWALFYPKRQAWHDLIGDTYVVMEQEVYKRQYVEV
- a CDS encoding DUF2953 domain-containing protein, translated to MQVVLAIFLAWIIFFIIILFTQVQVTIHVQRKGANDKLKTKVMAWFGLIHLETETPIVKLQGDMTGAEYQMELKSPNMSLDESSFKVTPNEATQIQSRLLTVIQRVHHLHVVLKRFLKTIHLLKFEWRTSIGTGDAAETGVISGIAWSTKAAVVGVIQTYLSLRALPRFAVKPHFQEKKIETELRCMIRLRIGNAILAGIRMLLNLRKRRDVKWQSTQFKA
- the ytfJ gene encoding GerW family sporulation protein — protein: MAEHPIQGLMKTAMENLKEMVDVNTIVGDPVETPDGSVILPVSKVGFGFAAGGTDYNLEEDASSSGQELPGGGGEKESNHPFGGGSGGGVSITPVAFLVVNSHGIKMVHIDGQTHLYEKILDSAPQLFEKIQKMMSNKTQKSKINPEQKFKNDNVEF
- a CDS encoding class I SAM-dependent methyltransferase, whose protein sequence is MSKNNHIEHIFQIFDSSCTYISEQFNKNYLEALIDTGEQLFQGEMVLETTDIQRKRLEKIYREFQEDQYTQEDVRRAFQLATLKGLKEHTVPGTGVTPDAVVMFMGYLAKQLSPHPSSVLDLAVGSGNLLTGILNQYEEEIQAVATEVDSTLVRLAYVNANLQQHAMDIFHQDGLKPLYTSASALTVCDLPVGLYPNKKVAKDYELYDEQDLYTHHLLIEQSLRLTQPDGYLMFLIPNAIFSEPGAQKLRSFIMGQSHIQALLQLPEDMFQKGSIHKSIFILQKKGENSTKPKETLLAQLPSFSDAQKFSATLTKINNWIKTEKV
- a CDS encoding acetate kinase, which codes for MGKILVINSGSSSLKFQLLQMPDESVMTKGLIERIGLKDSIFTIEVNEEERETVQDIPDHAQAVQLLIQQLTGTGVIQDLSEITGLGHRVVHGGEKFSDAVLITDNVLNDIEECSDLAPLHNPANLAGITAFKKILPDVPAVAVFDTAFHQTMPQSSYLYSLPYEYYEKYGIRKYGFHGSSHKYVTQRAAELMHEPIENLRLISCHIGNGVSIAAVEEGKSIDTSMGFTPLAGVAMGTRSGNIDPALIPYIMDKTGMSADEVVFNVLNKQSGMLGISGISSDLRDIEGAAEEGSERAETALEIFAGRIHKYIGSYAARMYGVDAIIFTAGVGENSTLIRERVLRGLEFMGIYWDPKLNKVRGKEAYISYPHSPVKVMVIPTNEEVMIARDTTRIIAEQQGVNINE
- the pduL gene encoding phosphate propanoyltransferase; amino-acid sequence: MSKQIPVGISNRHIHLSPDHLKQLFGEVHELTELKPLSQPGQFAAAESVTIVGPKGEIQKVRVLGPVRRETQIEISRTDAFKLGINPPVRDSGDTEGTPGLRVVGPQGEVELDKGVIIAARHIHFHTSDAESFGVQNGDKVKIKTQGERAVIFDHVLCRVHDNYALDCHLDTDEGNAAGLKTGDTVELIKD
- a CDS encoding EcsC family protein, which encodes MKNDLLQLLDQQDVQWTKSIEEADQRFSEWMQKLPDEYKVMAVEVLDQLVLMLSQFCHKHHRLVETEKKILLEARLYDEEMTQIEELRRLKLSQRQYIEEKMKSRYVLYSLVEGGVAGTGNPVGLALDLPALLTINLKMIQAVANAYGYSLTSPPEQVLALKVLHAGTLSKAYHEDAWEWMVSEYHKGEEYPLYVTEHETVIQSEWLETIAKQWIKAMSLYSLKKASKKGVSVVGVLVGATLNAQFSKQVGEFASRFYQYRVEQESQSEGALSE